The genomic region cccctccgacagtgcggcgctccctcagtaccgcccctccgacagtgcggcactccctcagtactgcccctccgacagtgcggcgctccctcagtaccgcccctccgacagtgcggcactccctcagtactgcccctccgacagtgcggctctccctcagtactgcccctcccacagtgcggctctccctcagtactgcccctctgacagtgcggcactccctcagtactgcccctccgacagtgcagcgctccctcagtactgcccctccgacagtgcggcactccctcagtactgcccctccgacagtgcggcgctgacaAAGCGGACAACGGAGGAAGTGATTGTTTCGCAAGAGGCGGCCAGGCAGGAAAATGTCGCAAGGCTGGGCGAAACATCTTGAAGCGGGACACTTCCCTTCCACTTTGCAGCTCGGCTGGAAATGCAAAGAAGGCGCCGTCTTTTGCCTCGGCCCACGCTCTCCTCTCCCGCCCCTGGGTGTTCGTATCGATTCACGGCCTCCCCACCTCCCGCCTcttccaaaccccccccccaccccccaacaccatgGGCGCCCTGGTGCAGGGTGTAATGGCTGCAGCTCTGGGTGAGTATGAGTGTCTCCCTTGTCCCTCCTTCCCCTCGTCCTGCTGCCTCCTCGCGATCTccgcacccccccctctccccctcggcccttccccccccccccccccccccaaacctctcaggaaagatgtgatcccactggagagggtgcagaggagattgaccaggatgtcgcCGGGATTGGACAATCTTAGCGATGAGGAACGtttgggtaggctggggttgtttgctttggaacagaggaggccgaggggagaccggattgaggtgtgtaaaatgatgaggggcctggatcgagtggacaggacggacctgtttccccttcgcagcggtcaacaaccagggggggggGGGCCTAGATGTAAGGtgcttggtaggaggtttagaggggatttgagggtgatgtcttcacccagagggtggagggggtctggaactcactgcctccaagggtggtagaggcagaaaccctcaccacagttaaaaagCACTTGGAGGTGCACGtgtagcctacagggctacggacccagagcgggaaagtgggatgaggccgggtggctcttggtcggccggcgcggacacgatgggccgaaatggccttcctcCCGTGCGGCAAATGTCTGTGATTGTGTTCGCTAACAGGAGGTGGGGGTAAGATGCTGGTCGGGTTGACGGGGTGAAAGATTGAGGCCCGAGTCATCGATTCAGGCGCGCgagggagcagagtgcggggccTGGGCAGagtacgggcggggggggggggggggcgctgtgggAGAAGGGGCGTCGGTTTCATCGGGAGCCAATGGCGCGCGCGCGAGTAAGTTTGGGAACCCTTCCTGCCCGCGAGTTGGCCTCAGTACCGCACACGGCCCCGTAACCGGTTTGCTGGGCGGGGGGGCCCTGCTCCCAGGCCTCAGTCAGTGCTTCCACGTAACCGGTTGCTAGGGGAGGGGGTCCCTGCTCCCAGGCCTCAGTGAGAGCGGCCATGTAACTGGTTGCTAGGGGGGGGCCCTGCTCCCAGGCCTCAGTCAGTGCTTCCACGTAACCGGTTGCTAGGGGAGGGGGTCCCTGCTCCCAGGCCTCAGTGAGAGCGGCCATGTAACCGGTTGCTAGGGAGGGCCCTGCTCCCAGGCCTCAGTGAGAGCGGCCATGTAACCAGTTGCTAAGGGGGGCCCTGCTCCCAGGCCTCAGTCACTGTGGCCATGTAACCGGTTGTTAGGGGGGTCCCTGCTCCCAGGCCTCAGTGAGAGCGGCCATGTAACCAGTTGCTAAGGGGGGCCCTGCTCCCAGGCCTCAGTCAGTGCGGCCATGTAACCGGTTGCTAGAGGGGGGCCCTGCTCCCAGGCCTCAGGCACTGTGGCCATGTAACCAGTTGGTAGGGGGGGCCTTGCTCCCAGGCCTCAGTCACTGTGGCCATGTAACCGGTTGCTAGGGGGGGCCCTGCTCCCAGGCCTCAGTCACTGTGGCCATGTAACCAGTTGGTAGGGGGTCCTTGCTCCCAGGCCTCAGTCACTGTGGCCATGTAACCGGTTGCTAGGGTGGGCCCTGCTCCCAGGCCTCAGTCAGTGCGGCCATGTAACCGATTGCTAGGGGGGCCTTGCTCCTAGGCCTCAGTCACTGTGGCTATGTAACCGGTTGCTAGGGGGGGCCCTGCTCTCAGGCCTCAGTCAGTGTGGCCATGTAACCGGTAGCTAGCAGAGGCCGAAGTTGGCTATGTGTGTGTGCGGGggctggggatgggggggcgggtggCGGGGTGGCTGGTGAGTGGGAAAGGGAGAAAGAGGCCAGACCAAGGGATACGGCCTGGAGGTGGGAGCGGGATAGGATGCATTGTCAGAAAGAGGAACCACCGGGCATTggtgggtctggacagagcagcTGGGGCAGTGAAGGGGCCTTGAGTGGGTGAGAATAGAACGGAGAGATCTGAGTTCAGggcgttttacataagaacataagaaataggagcaggagtcggccattcggcccctcgagcctgctccgccatttaatacgatcatggctgatctgatcatggactcagctccatttccccgcctgctccccataaccctttattccgcgATAATTCAAACATCTGCCcatctccgcctgaaatatattcaatgacccagcctccacagctctctggggcagagaattccacagatttacaaccctccgagagaagaaattcctcctcatctcagttttaaatgggcggccccttattctgagacgatgctctctagttctagattcccccgcgaggggaaacatcctctctgcatccaccctgtcgagccccctcagtatcttgtacgtttcgataagatcacctctcattcttctgaactccaatgagtagaggcccaacctactcaacctttcctcataagtcaaccccctcatccccagaatcaaccgagtgaaccttctctgaacagcctccaatgcaagtatatccctccttaaatacggagaccaaaactgcacacagtactccaggtgtggcctcaccaataccctgtacagttgtagcaggacttctctgcttttatactccatccccctttgcaataaaggccaacattcccttggccttcctgatcgcttgctgtacctgcatactaacttgttgtgtttcatgtacaaggacccccaggtcgaaCTGTATCGCAGCATTTAATACACTCTCCCCaactaaataataattagcttttttagtcttcctcccaaagtggataaactcacactttgccacgttacactccatctgccaagtgtttgcccactcacttagcctctctatatccctgtgcagatttcttgtgtcctcctcacacccaactttgtatcatcagcaattcgTCAGCGAAAATGCCAGCGATCAGACAcaggatggctaaagggatcgaggggtatggagagaaagcaggaatggggtaccgaggtgcatgatcagccatgatcttattgaatggcggtgcaggctcgaatggccgaatggcctactcctgcacctactttctatgtttctacatttctaggACACTAAAGGTTGCTTCTCTGCTTGTCTTCCAGTGGTGATGATGGCCAACAGCTTCAATATCGACACCAGTAAGCCGGACATAATTCAGGGCAACGCAGACGCGTACTTTGGATACAGGGTCCTTCAGTTCGGGGCTGGGAGTAACCCAGGGTAAGTAGACATTATCATTCTTACAGCAACAGCTCACTCCTGGGAAAAGTGGTcaattccccctctgggaccgggagtcacagtgcgttcgatacactgtcctttcccactctgggaccgggtgtcacagtgcgttagatacagtgtcttttccccctctgggaccgggtgtcacagtgcgttagatacactgtcctttccccctctgggaccgggagtcacagtgcgttcgatgcactgtcctttcccactctgggaccgggtgtcacagtgcgttagatattcTGCACTGTCTTCCTTTAGGCGGCACCTGTTTGGAAAAGAAACCTCAATCTCTGAGCTACGCCCTGCAGTTTAACCTCACAGCGATTGTTGCTGAGCTGCTCAGGCAGCAGCTGGAAATAGAGGACTTCCGATCTGGCAAACAAGTTTACAACGGTCTTGATCTTAAATCGATTCTGCTGCTCCCTCACAAACCATACATCGACACCCTCTCCCAGcgtaactgagggagcaccgcactgccggagggtcagtactgagggagtgccgtactgtcggaggggcagtactgagggagtgccgtactgtcggaggggcagtactgagggagtgccacactgtcggaggggcagtactgagggagtgccgtactgtcggaggggcaatactgagggagcgctgcactgtcggaggggcagtactgagggagtgccgcactgtcagagggcagtactgagggagcgccgcactgtcggaggggcagtactgagggagcgctgcacagtcggaggggcagtactgagggagcgccgcactgtcggaggggcagtactgagggagtgccgcactgtcagagggcagtactgagggagcgccgcactgtcggaggggcagtactgagggagcgccgcactgtcggaggggcagtactgagggagcgctgcacagtcggaggggcagtactgagggagtgccgcactgtcggaggggcagtactgagggagtgccgcactgtcagagggcagtactgagggagcgccgcactgtcggaggggcagtactgagggagcgccgcactgtcagagggcagtactgagggagcgccgcactgtcagagggcagtacatagggagtactgcactgtcggaggtgccgtcttgagatgagacgttaaactgaggccccgtctgctctctcgggcggGACGTAAAAGCATCTGCTgttgttgggaagatgttggagtccattattaaagaaacagtcgcaggacgtttggaaaagcatgattcaatcaaacagagtcagcatggattgatgaaggggaagtcatgtttgacaaatgtgctggaattctttgaggatgtaatgaacagggtggataaaggggaaccagtggatgtggtgtatttggatttccagaaggtattcgataaggtgccacataaaaggttactgcacaagataaaagttctcagggttgggggtaatatattagcatggatagaggattggctaactgacagagaacagagagtcgggataaatgattcattctcgggttggcaatcagtaactagtgggatgccgcagggatcagtgctgggtccccaactatttacaatctatattaacgacttggatggagggagcgagtgtaatgtagccaagtttgctgatgatacaaagatgggagggaaagcaagttgtgaggaggacacaaaaaaatctgcaaacggatatagaccggctcagtgagtgggcaaaaaatttggcagatggagtataatgtgggaaaatgtgacattatccactttggtagaaataatagaaaagcaaattataatttaaatggagaaagattgcaaagtgctgcagtacagcgggacctggtggtccttgtacatgaaacacaaaaggttagtatgcagatacagcaagtggtcaggaaggccaatggaatgttggcctttattgcaagggggatagagtataaaagcagagaagtcctgctacaactgtacagggtattggtgagcccacacctggagtactgcgtgcagttttggtctccgtatttaaggaaggatatatttacattggaggcagttcagagaaggttcactcggttgatcccggagatgagggggttgacttatgaggaaaggttgaggaggttgggcctctactcattggagtttagaagaatgagaggtgatcttatcgaaacttatgagATATtgaagggggctcgacagggtggatgcagagaggatgtttccactcataggggcaactaaaactaggtgacatgaGACGAGAACCTACATTTTTTTTACATgcataatgtccattttaccgctgaaatgacgtgtaacaccCATATGTCGCCCATCCTGGCAcagaatggaaactgacgggcttatcgccgagcgttattttcatgatgggcttaacgccgagaaaaaatacagctgcccgcccactttcttggggcggaatcagcagaatgggcgaattcaagggccataatatcgcccagcgttactttccgcacagaattaacgccgaggttcaatattaacgcccgcccactgttcttTGTCGTAAAGAgtctatttacccaaactagcggccatggagatcgcccagcgtcaatcttACCACCACgcacacaatatcgctcacccccccccgcccccgccacagcCCCAACAAAAACAGCCACCAATGGCGTGGCTGaggtttgttaaatcccactcttgcgtgaggagctgaCATATgaccgatttgcctgaaagagcgctgatgtgagtgacaacgctgactcactgctgtgtgtgtgtgtgtgtgtgcagctcacccATCAATggcgcccatcagcttggtgccagttaaagtttacgtggtttgatgttaagttgcatttaaccctttcatggtcagGAACCAGCAGTGCGTAACGGTCCAGctctctgagacaatgcgcaacaaggttatgttcaaataacgtagaaacagagaaacatagaaaataggtgcaggagtaggccattcggcccttcgagcctgcaccgccattcaatgagttcatggctgaacatgcaacttcagtaccccattcctgctttctcgccataccccttgatccccctagtagtaaggacttcatctaactcctttttgaatatatttagtgaactggcctcaacaactttctgcggcagtgaattccacaggttcaccacactctgggtgaagaagtttctcctcatctcggtcctaaatggcttaccccttatccttggactgtgacctctggttctggacttccccaacattgggaacattcttcctgcatctaacctgtctaaccccgtcagaattttaaatgtttctatgcgatcccctctcattcttctgaactccagtgaatacaagcccagttgatccagtctttcttgataggtcagtcccgccatcccgggaatcagtctggtgaaccttcgctgcactccctcaatagcaagaatgtccttcctcaagttaggagaccaaaactgtacacaatactccaggtgtggcctcaccaaggccctgtacaactgtagcaacacctccctgccgctgtactcaaattccctcgctatgaaggccaacatgccatttgctttcttaaccgcctgctgtacctgcatgccaaccttcaatgactgatgtaccatgacacccaggtctcgttgcacctccccttttcctaatctgtcaccattcagataatagtctgtctctctgtttttaccaccaaagtggataacctcacatttatccacattatacttcatctgccatgcatttgcccactcacctaacctatccaagtcactctgcagcctcatagcatcctcctcgcagctcacactgccacccaacttagtgtcatcacaaAAGTTTaagaccaacattggtctgaaatcataaggctCACAGCCAatgacacccaacccctgcccacaccccacttttaccgccgttgacataaatcacatgttcaacatgtccagcaacacagaatacaaaggcaaagcaggagagtggtccccaggccccatacattgcaacaaattgcatacacccagatggagatagaacacagccatctgcacacatgcacctcactttccttcgcccctctccttctccctatctctacccctacccctcctcgctccatggcgcctggtcaaggagttcctcaggcggtttctcattggaggggatgaaggcagatgcgttggttggacaggtacgggagcgggggctgccgaaggggcaatattctctgatgcagaagcaggatagatagatagatagatagatcgatagatagatagatagatagatagatagatagatagatagatagatagatagatagatagatagatcgatagagagatagatagatagatagagagatagatagatagatagatagatagatagatagatagatagatagatagatagatagatagagagatcgatcgatcgatagatagatagatagatagatagatagatagatagatagatagagagatagatcgatagatagataaatagatagatagatagatagatagttagatagatagatagatagatagatagatagatagatagatagatagatagatagatagatagatcgatcgaTCGATCGATCGATCGatcgatagatcgatagatagatagatagatagatcgctagatagatagatagatagatagatagatagatagatagatagatagatagatagagagatcgatcgatcgatagatagatagatagatagatagatagatagatagagagatagatcgatagatagatagatagatagatagatagatagatagttagatagatagatagataggtagatagatagatagatagatagatagatagatagatagatagatagatcgatcgatagatagatagatagatagatagatagatcgatagatagatagatagatagatagatagatagatagatagatagatagatagatagatagatagatagatagatagatcgatcgatcgatcgatagatagatagatagatagatagatagatagatagatagatagatagacagatagatagataggtggaggagtaggccattcagccctttgagcctgcaccgccattcaataagatcatggctgatcattccttcattacccctttcctgctttctctctataccccttgatcccctttagccgtaagggccatatctaactccctcttgaatatatccaatgatctggcatcaacaactctctgtggcagggaattataCAGGCgaacagttctctgagtgaagaagtttctcctcatctcagtcctaaatggcctaccccttatcctaagattgtgtcccttggttctggacttccccaacatcgggaacattcttcccgcatctaacctgtcccgtcccatcagaatcttatatgtttctatgagatcccctctcatccttctaaactccaatgtataaagacccagtcgatccagtctctcctcatatgtcagtcccgccatcccaggaatcagtctggtgaaccttcgctgcactccctcaatagcaagaacgtccttcctcagattaggggaccaaaaccgaacacaatattccagttgaggcctcaccaaggccgtgtacaactgcagtaagacctccctgctcctatactcaaatcctctcgctatgaaggccaacatacctgtaccttcttcactgcctgctgtacctgtatgccaactttcaatgactgaggaatcatgatacccaggtctcgttgtacctccccttttcctaatcagccgccattcagataatattctaccttcgcgtttttgccccttggtccttgttctcatctgtcgttcgcagtggtggtgcggaaccgaggggtggagtgtcgcgctcagggaccactgggaggcctgtggcagcagtgttactGGCCATCgcgtccagggactccgccatgcgcggaatgtactcggtcatggtggtcgggtgtcgggatatgccccctaatgcttcgatgagctggtcaccaatgtctacagacctcctggaccactgcaccatctctccgctgtcacgtcgcgctcgtggaacagacctgccgcgtccaccagacctccgcggggtcggcgccgtcctggggacgacTGGGGGTGCCCTGTGGGGCCAGCACCGccggagtggaggcgggaatgaccggaggaccactcggTGGCCTCGGGGTGGGATGGCCTCTGGAGCGTGGCCAATGCAGgtccctcgaagtccgcgctcccaTCCGCCGAGGGCAGACCCAGCGGGTTGACGGGcgggaatcggagctcctcagcaccagacgtaggatcgtccggagagccgGGCactgcgcccccccaccccacctccaccttctggcctctgcggCCTTGCCTGGGGGCGCGCTgccggctgagctgcaagacacaaatgaggttgtccgAGGAGAAGGGGGttgctcgggtgacaaggtgagtccagcgctacacacagcatatgcacgacaaaagccccaccgaaagtgaaagacctcacatctgctgatagtcactcatgattgctacaaatcaaattctataaatacataagtacatgttaatcaatgtaatacttactctcgcggatcccacaaggtcattccgtcGCTTGCGGCaccggttgccctcacgcacctcgttggtcgccgacgagaccacctctgctgtctcggtccatatcctctggtaggtctttggggtgggcttcccacgccctccctgtgtcaaatcacccccagcgcaactcgacctcctgcaggagggaggcatttgcctcgtccgagaacctcctcgctcttttgcgccctccaaggtgctcctctcccacctcaccgctctctccagcctcagtctccacggcgtgctgtgatgcctcctcctcgccctccgttagaggccaaattcgggcaaatatgtggccggTAACAGCTACCTTCTGTTTGCCTACTTGCCGCGAATCTCGAAACTCTCCCtcgttcctcccaaagcagccacacccacACCCAGCCAAGCCTtcggtccctctgagctccctcgctctcggtctcctcttctgcgcaggtCATGGTGACCCTTGGCCTCCAGAGTCGCGggcatcgagcgttgccatgccgttgctgaggGCGGCCACGCTttccggcagaaggtcaaaaaaatgtaaccccGCCGCCCATTgtgggggcgataagcacaaaagtggaggttctagcccatagtctcagaagaaggggccgcccatttaagacggagttgaggaggaatttctgctctcggaggattgtaaatctgtggaattctctgccccagagagccgaggaggctgggtcattgaatatgtttaaggcggagatagccagatttttgagcgataagggagtgaagggttatggggaggctcgaggggccaaatggcctactcctgctctgatttctgaTGTGACTTATCCCACTGGCCACTATTGGAAGAGGTAAGTGAGGATCGCGCCGGTGTTCGGTCAATGCAAGGTCTATCCCTCAGCCAATCAGTCTCATTgcggcttgtgggatcttgctgagc from Pristiophorus japonicus isolate sPriJap1 unplaced genomic scaffold, sPriJap1.hap1 HAP1_SCAFFOLD_391, whole genome shotgun sequence harbors:
- the LOC139250569 gene encoding integrin alpha-11-like translates to MGALVQGVMAAALVVMMANSFNIDTSKPDIIQGNADAYFGYRVLQFGAGSNPGIIVSAPLERNGSRNITGAIYKCDSQSQACEPIPIP